Part of the Gemmatimonadota bacterium genome, ATCCCACGATGACACTGCAGGCCATGCCCCTCTTCCTGTCCCAGGTCCTGCCCACCGGCATCATCGGCCTCGTCGGCGCGGGGCTCCTCGCCGCCTTCATGTCGACCCACGACAGCTACCTGCTCTGCTGGGCGTCGGTGCTCACCCACGACGTCGTGGCGCCGGCCACGAACGAGCGCCTGACCACACGGTGGCGCCTGGCGCTGTCGCGCGTCTTCATCCTGGTGATCGGCCTGTTTCTGCTGGTATGGGGGCTCTGGTACGACCTGGGGCAGGACCTGTGGGACTACATGGCCGTGAGCGGCGCCATCTACTTCACCGGCGCCTTCACGCTGCTGCTGGCGGGGCTGTACTGGAAGCGGGCGAGCACCGTGGGGGCCTACCTGGCGCTCACCGCGGGCATCGGCGCCGTGGCGGGCCTGGGACCCGTGAACCAGGCGCTGGGACTGGGCATGTATAAAAGTGACGAGATCGGGCTGGCCATCACCGCGCTGGCCCTGGTCCTCATGTTTGCCGGATCGCTGGTGTTCCCGGACCGTGTGGAGAGTCAGAAGCGCTCGGACCGTGTGGACCATCTTGAGCGCCAGGCCCGTGCGGACAGTCCGGCCATCACGGATCGCTTGGACAGTCCGGGCCGGAAGGAGGAGGCGTGATGGAGTTCTGGAGTACGCTCTGGGCGGTGGTTTTTGTGCTTTGCCTGCTGCTGTTTGCGGTTGTGGCCGTGTATGTCAGCGTAGGCGCGCTTGGAGATATCAGGGCGTTATTCAGGAGGATGGGGAGACGGGATGGGGAGGCGTAGACCATCCCGCCAGGCTGGTCATTATCGAAGTAACTCGTTCTATCCGCAGCCGCAGACGAGTGCCTTGCCCTCGGTCGCCTGCAGGCCTTCAGTTTCGTAGCCGTCTCTCATCCACCAGTCCAGACCGCCCATGAGTTCCTTCACGTTGAAACCCAGCCGGGCCATGTTGAGCGCGCCTTTGGTCGACGCGTTGCACCCTATGCCGTCGCAATAGGTCACGTAAAGGGTGTTTTTGTCCAGGTGACCTGTGGTTTCCGGATCCATGGTCCGGTGAGGTATATTGACGGCACCGGGGATATGGCGTTCAGCGAAGGCTTCCTCGGACCGCGCGTCCACGACTACGACGTCCTTGCCCAGGGTGATGGATTCCCAGAGGTCATAGGAATCGGTCTCGTATTTCAGTTTGTTCTCATAGTGTGCGATCTGGTCTTTCATGGGTCCTCCGGTAGGTTTGGGCCTGTTGGTTTGAACCAATGGGGCCGATTTACTGTCTTTCCAAAAACAGGGATATCAAAATAGTCCCGGCACTACCTGTCTGCAAGCATTATCGCCTGCCGCCATGGTCTGGCGGACCGGTCGTTCCAGCACGTCTTATTTCTTGACTAATCACCGTAATCGTTCCTTTAGTAACCCATACTTGCCGTGCAGGCCGGTCAGTTCTTTCGGTGTGCCCGCTCCATCGATTCCTTAGTCGTTCAAGTTCAATTTCAAATGGAGGCGGTCTCACATTTCGACGAATCCCCAAAGCCTCAAAACCACCATCCAGTGGATCGGGCTGATCGCGGGTCCGCTGCTCGCAGTCCTGCTCTACAGCCTGCTGCCCCACGCGTATCCGATCAGCACGGGCGAGACGGTGAAATTCTCGAACGCGGGCCGGGCCACGACGGCCCTGGCGGTGTGGATGGCGGTCTGGTGGATGACGGAGGCCGTTGAACTATACGCCACGGCGCTCCTGCCCCTGGTCGCCCTTCCCATGACCGGCGCGGCCTCGGTGCGCGCGGCGGCCGCGCCTTACGCCCACGAACTGATCTTCCTCTTCATGGGCGGCTTTCTCATTGCCCTCGCCATGCAGCGTTGGGGCCTTCATCGGCGCATGGCCCTCAGAGCGCTGCGCGCGGCCGGCGACCACCCGGCGGGCATCGTGGCCTGCTTCATGGGGGTGACGGCCTTCTTCAGCATGTGGGTGTCCAACACGGCCACCGCGGTCATGATGTTGCCCATCGCGCTGAGCATCATCGCCCTGGTCGAGCAGGTGGAGCCCGGAAGCGTGGGAGGCGGCGGGAGCGGCGGGTCGGAAGACGACGGCGGTGTGACGGCCGGCGGTGTGGCGGCAGGCGTCGAAAACGCCGGTCCCGGTTCGAAGACCCGTCCTCATTTCGCCCTGTGCCTGCTCCTGGGTATCGCCTACGCGGCGTCCATCGGCGGCATCGGTACGATCATCGGTACACCTCCCAACGTCTTCCTCGCTTCCTTCATCCAGTCCAGCCTCGGCCAGGAGATCAGCTTCGTGCGGTGGATGGGCGTGGGGCTTCCCCTGGTGGCCGTCTTCCTGCCGCTGGCCTGGCTGATGCTGACCCGGGTCCTCTATCCCCTGCGGGGCGAGCGCATCGAGGGGAGCAGGGAAGTGACGGAAAGGGCCTACCGGGAACTGGGCGTGATGTCGCGGGGGGAAAGGGTCGTCCTGGCGGTGTTCCTGCTTGCGGCCGTGTCGTGGATCGCGAGGCCGCTGCTGGTGCGCTTCCAGATCGGAGACATGCACCCGCTGGCGGGCCTGTCTGATCCGGTCATCGCCATGGTCGCGGCGCTGGTCCTCTTCGTCGTGCCGGTGGACGTGAAGCGGCGGGTGTTCGTCATGAACTGGGAAACGGCCCTGAAGATTCCCTGGGGGATCCTCCTGCTTTTCGGAGGCGGGCTCAGCCTGGCGGCGGCCATCCGGGTCAACGGCGTGGGGGAGTACATCGGGCACCAGCTTGGGATCCTGTCCGGCATCCCTGTTTTTTTGCTCGTCATGGCTGTCATCGCTTTGGTGATCTTCCTCACGGAACTGACCAGCAACACGGCCACCACGGCCACGTTCATCCCCATCCTGGCCGCCCTGGCGCCGGTTTTCGAACTGCACCCCTTCATGCTGATCGTACCGGCCGCCATCGCCGCAAGCTGCGCCTTCATGCTGCCGGTCGCCACGCCGCCCAACGCCATCGTTTTCGGGTCCGGCCACGTCACCATCCAGCAGATGATCCGCGCCGGGTTCTGGCTGAACCTGGCCGGCGTCGTCCTGATTACCGTGCTCGCATATACGGTGATGATGCGGATGCTGGGCGTTTAGTGCACCTGCTTCGCCGCATTGCCGACGGAAGGGCCGCCGGCATCGTCGCCGACGGGGCGAATTCCCACTGAGTATCCAACAGGTGTAACGCACCCCGCGTCCCGCGGAGTCGGACATGCTTATCAGCGACCTGGTCTTCGCACTACGGCACTTAAGCCGCAACAAGGGCTACACCCTGGTCAACGTCCTGGGCCTGGCAGTCGGCATGGCTTGCGCCATCCTGATCTTCCTCTATGTCGGGCACGAACTGAGCTATGACCGCTACCACGAGCACTCCGACCGGATGTACCGGGTCGTGCTCAACGACAACGCAAAAACACCCCGCAGCGTGGGGCCGGCGCTACAGGCCGACTTCCCTGAGGTACAGGACCTGCTGCGTTTGCACCCCACGACCGGCACCTGGGTCATGAAGTACGAAGACCGGATTTACTACGAAAGAGCGGTCTACTGGGCGGAAAGCTCACTGTTCGACTTCTTCG contains:
- a CDS encoding rhodanese-like domain-containing protein: MKDQIAHYENKLKYETDSYDLWESITLGKDVVVVDARSEEAFAERHIPGAVNIPHRTMDPETTGHLDKNTLYVTYCDGIGCNASTKGALNMARLGFNVKELMGGLDWWMRDGYETEGLQATEGKALVCGCG
- a CDS encoding SLC13 family permease, encoding MKFSNAGRATTALAVWMAVWWMTEAVELYATALLPLVALPMTGAASVRAAAAPYAHELIFLFMGGFLIALAMQRWGLHRRMALRALRAAGDHPAGIVACFMGVTAFFSMWVSNTATAVMMLPIALSIIALVEQVEPGSVGGGGSGGSEDDGGVTAGGVAAGVENAGPGSKTRPHFALCLLLGIAYAASIGGIGTIIGTPPNVFLASFIQSSLGQEISFVRWMGVGLPLVAVFLPLAWLMLTRVLYPLRGERIEGSREVTERAYRELGVMSRGERVVLAVFLLAAVSWIARPLLVRFQIGDMHPLAGLSDPVIAMVAALVLFVVPVDVKRRVFVMNWETALKIPWGILLLFGGGLSLAAAIRVNGVGEYIGHQLGILSGIPVFLLVMAVIALVIFLTELTSNTATTATFIPILAALAPVFELHPFMLIVPAAIAASCAFMLPVATPPNAIVFGSGHVTIQQMIRAGFWLNLAGVVLITVLAYTVMMRMLGV